AGAATCAGCGTAGAGGCCCAAAGCCGAGCAAGATGCTCAGAAATGGCGAAAAACCTGGATGTGCGCGCGCAACCTGCGCTCTAGAACCCGCCGAACCGAGCGGCAAACTGACAGTAGAACGGACAGAAGAAGCCCGCCGGACTCCGCTCCAGCGGGCTTCCTCATGATAACGCGATCCATCCGCCCGGCGCGAGTCACCGGGGGAGGGGCAGACGGGCAGACAAGTAAGCCGGGACCCGCGCAGCACTACGAAGCCGCCGACGCGCGTGCTGGTTCGAGCAGGCCGCGAACTTTCAGCCGTCTATCAGGCAAGCGGCCCGAAACCCAAGATCGGAACGGCAGGCTCGGGGGGACAAACCCCCGCTCGCCCGCCGTATGTAATTATACCACAACGAAACTACCCCGCCGAAATCAACTGCCGCTCTCGTAGCCGCGCCTCCAGTGCGAAAGACTTGGAGCTGGAAGGGGGGAAGAGTATCTTCGCTCTTGGGCCGCCCCTGCTGACCCCTCATACCGGATTCCAGGAATCAGTGTGCAATCCGGTCCTTTCGCGAACCATGTCATTCCGAGCGGCGCCGCAGCACCGATCCGGATTTCACACCTCGGCTGGGCGGCGCCCGAGGAATCCACCCACCCCGCCCGGACGCTGGCTCCGTGCATCGGTCCGGCCTCCTGCCGGCCGCGAGTAGATTCCTCGGAGCCCGGCCGACTTCGGTGGCGAACGCGAGATCAGCGCATCGGGCTCCACTCGGAATGACAGCTTCCCAATGCACAGCGAATCTCGAAAAACGGTATCATATCATATCCCTAGGACCGCCCGTACTGTTATCCCCCCAAGGGCCCTTCATCGTCCTTCGCCGCCCCCGAGCGGGAGTGACGCGAAAGGCCCGTTAAATCAACCTACCTTTGATGAGAAGGAGCGTGGAGTATGGCCGGAGAATGTAAAACCGACATGCGGTCGCTGAACGGCTGCTGGGCGTGGCGAGGGCAAGGAATGGACACGGGCGCTGTTCCCGTGGCGGCGGTGGGATATTTCCATTTCTCCGGGAGTTCGGCCACGGGTCAGTATTCCGGCGTACACGGCGGCACGAATGTGGTCAAGACGTTCGTGAGCGGCACCGTCACGGTGGCCCGCAACGGCATCGGCCACATGGATGTGACGGATAACACCGGCGTCGTTGAGTCACTCGATTTCGTCGTGGGGGGGCAGGGCACGGTGATGTACCTGGTGCACACGCGAAACGGGACCACCTGCACCTACGAGGCGCGGAAGGTGTAAACGATCCGAGGCTGAAGTTCTGGCCGTCTACGCTGCGAGACGCTGTAGCCTTGTTGGAAGCGGAGCCGGAGCCCCGTCCGGACTGCCGGAACCTGCGGATTGCGGCCTGATTGGCGAACTGACAGTAGCAACTGTCAGTAGACCCCGAGGCGAAACGCTAAACCTTAGCAGCAAGTGCACTTAGCTTCGGGCGGGCTGAATGCGCGGCAACAACGGCGAGAAGCCTGCCTGCGCAGGCTGGTTCGGCGCGGAATCCGGATTCAGCGCGGGCAGGCTGGTTCCAGGCGCGAAGCGCGCGGGCGCAGCCCGCAAGTCCGCGCAGGCGGACTTCGTGTCGTTGTTGCAGCGAATTCATTCGCCCGACCGATGGCGGCCCGCGCACCTCACCCCGGGTCCCCCCGCTCCTTCATACGTGCGGCGATCTTCGCCTCGAAGCCGCGGTCGGAGGGCTCGTAGAAGCGCAGGTCCCGGATCTCGTCGGGCAGGCACTGCTGCGGGGTGTAGGCGCCCTCGTAGTCGTGCGCGTACCTGTAGCCCTCGCCGTAGCCCCACTCCTTCATCAGCGAGGTGGGCGCGTTGCGCAGGTGCAGCGGCACGGGCGCGTCGGGATGCTCGCGCGCCGCCTCGGCCGCCGCGCCGCCGGCCAGGTACGCGCGGTTCGACTTGGGCGCGTTGGCCACGTACAGGATGGCGTTGTAGAGCGGGAGCAGCCCCTCGGGCAGCCCCAGCCGCTCGAACGCCTGCGCCGCCTGCACCGCCACGATCCCCGCCTGCGGGTCCGCCAGCCCCACGTCCTCGTACGCGGCCGCGATCAGCCGGCGGAAGACCGTCTTGGGGTCCTCGCCGCTCTGGATCATCCGCATCGCCCAGTACAGCGCGCCCGAGCCCGAGCTGGAGCGCAGGCTCTTGTGGAACGCGCTCAGCATCTCGTAGGCGAGCGTGGTGTCGTAGCGCGCCGTGGGCTGCTGCAGCGCCTCGCGCGCGACCTCCGCCGTCACCGTGCCGCCCTCGCCGACGAGGCGCGCCGCGATCTCCAGCCCGGTGATCGCCTGGCGCGCGTCGCCGCCGGTATTACGCACCAGCACGTCCTCGGCCTCGCCGTCGAGCCCCACGCTCCCGCCCAGGCCCCGCTCCGCGTCCTCCAGCGCGCGGCGCACCACCGCGCGCACGTCGTCTTCCCCCAGCGGCTGCAGGACCAGCACGCGCGAGCGCGAGAGCACGGCCGGGTTGATCTCGAACGCCGGGTGCTCCGTGGTGGCGCCCACCAGCGTCATCAGCCCCGACTCGATCCAGGGCAGCAGGAAGTCCTGCTGCCCCTTGTTGAGCCGGTGGATCTCGTCGATGAAGAGGAGCGTGCCGCGCCCCGCCTTGCGCCGCGTCTCGGCCTCCTTCACCACCTCGCGCAGCCGCGGGACGCCCTCGCTCACGGCGTTGAAGGGGACGAAGGTGGCCCCGCTCTGCGCCGCGATCACCCGCGCCAGCGTGGTCTTCCCGCTCCCCGGCGGCCCGTGCAGGATCAGGTTCGGCAGGTGCCCGGCGGCCAGCAGCTTCCGCAGCGTCCCGTCTGGCCCCACCAGGTGGTCCTGGCCCACGATCTCGTCCAGCGTGCGCGGGCGCATCCGCTCGGCCAGCGGCACCGCGCCGGCGGGACCGGCGGGGACGGGAGCCGGCTCGTCGCGGCGCGGCGGGGGCTCGGCGTCGCCGAACAGGGAGAGGGAGGGGTCGCTCACGGCACGAACCCGCGCAGCATCAGGAAGGCGGCGTAGAAGAGCCCCGCGCCGGCGAACACGCTGAGCGCCATCGCCAGGTTGCGCTCCTTCTGGATCTCGGGGACCAGGTTCGACGCGCCCACGTAGAGGGTCACCCCGGCGCTGAGCGCCAGCCCGTGCGTGGCCAGCGGCGCCACCTGCTCGGTCAGCAGCACGCCCAGCACCGTCGAGACGCCGAGCGCCACCACCGCCGCCAGCGCGCGCCGCCGCGAGTTGCCGCTGGCGAGCATGACCGAGGCCAGCGTGACGCCCTCGGGGATCTTGTGCAGGAGGATGGCCAGGAACACCAGCAGCCCCAGCCACTCGCCCACGCGGAAGCCGCTGGCGATGGCCACGCCGTCGAAGAAGGTGTGCAGCACCAGCCCCAGCAGCGCGGCGATCCCCACCCAGGGGTCCACCATCTCGTCGTGGTGCGTCTCCTCGCCGAAGTGGAAGTGCGGGGTGATGACGTGCTGCGTGAGGTGCACCAGCAGGTAGCCCACCAGGATCCCCACCGCCGCCGACTCGCCGCCCTGCTCCACGGCGTGCGGCACCATGCCGATGCAGGCGGTGGCCAGCATGAACCCGGCGCCGAAGGCGATCAGCAGGCGCTGGAGGGCCCGCCCGCCGTGCGAGTGGCCGGTGATGAGCAGGCCGCCGGCGAGGTTGGCCCCCGCCGCGGCCAGTGCGTACAACAGCGCTGCGTTCACCGCCGCCGCTCGACCGTGGGATGAGGAAAACCGGACGGAACGGCGACAACTGACCACGCGGGGAGGGAGATGTCAACGGCGGGCAGTGAACGCGGGATCGGTTTGAGGAGTCATCCCCGTACGAGCCTATACTCCCACGCAAAACGCTGTCATCCTGAGGGCGCATGCGCCGGAGCCGCGTCCGCACGGGAGTCGGTGCGCCCGAAGGATCTGCGGGCGGGGATCCGCGCGTAAGCCGGGCTCACGCTCGAACGCAGCCCGCAGATCCTTCGTCGCCGCCCGGGTTCTCGTCACTCCGCCGGTTCCGCGCGGCGGCTCCTCAGGATGACTGCGTCAGGGGGATTCCAGGAGTGGTCGAGAGATCCGGAACTGAATGTCGACGGAGTCGGCAGAGAACCCCTCTGGTTGACTCCGCTGACTCCGTGGATGGCGTGGAGGGTCGGCCGCCTCACTTCTTCAGGAACCAGAGGACGAAGCCGCAGCCGTTGCAGATGTAGTTGTCGGCGGCCTTGCCGGCCCACTCGACGCCGAAGAAGGTGGCGCCGCGCGTCTCCATCAGCGTCTGCCGGGTCCAGAAGCGGTCGTGGCCGCAGACGGGGCACTGCACCTGCCTGCCGGCGACCACCAGCGTCTCGCCGGCAGCCGCGTCAGCGGCCGCGGCCAGTGCGCCCCCGAGCGCCGGGAGCTGCGCCTGGATGTCCTCGGGGAGCGCCTTCCCGCACTTCATGCACCAGGAGTACGGGTGGTCGCTCCAGATCCGCTCGGCGCACTCGGGGCAGCGCGCCACCTCCCGCATCTCGAACTTGCTCATCGCGTGCACGCCTCCTGGTTTTCGCTCGGCCGGCCGTGGGCGCAGGACCAACGCAGCGCGGCGGCGAAAGGTTTCGGCCGCCACTCCGACCGGAATCGCCGCGAAGCCGCACTTCGCACTCAGTCCTCCAGCACGACGAAGGCCGCGGCGGTGTCCTCGGTGTGGGTGAGGGA
This genomic window from Longimicrobium sp. contains:
- a CDS encoding ZIP family metal transporter yields the protein MYALAAAGANLAGGLLITGHSHGGRALQRLLIAFGAGFMLATACIGMVPHAVEQGGESAAVGILVGYLLVHLTQHVITPHFHFGEETHHDEMVDPWVGIAALLGLVLHTFFDGVAIASGFRVGEWLGLLVFLAILLHKIPEGVTLASVMLASGNSRRRALAAVVALGVSTVLGVLLTEQVAPLATHGLALSAGVTLYVGASNLVPEIQKERNLAMALSVFAGAGLFYAAFLMLRGFVP
- a CDS encoding replication-associated recombination protein A — encoded protein: MSDPSLSLFGDAEPPPRRDEPAPVPAGPAGAVPLAERMRPRTLDEIVGQDHLVGPDGTLRKLLAAGHLPNLILHGPPGSGKTTLARVIAAQSGATFVPFNAVSEGVPRLREVVKEAETRRKAGRGTLLFIDEIHRLNKGQQDFLLPWIESGLMTLVGATTEHPAFEINPAVLSRSRVLVLQPLGEDDVRAVVRRALEDAERGLGGSVGLDGEAEDVLVRNTGGDARQAITGLEIAARLVGEGGTVTAEVAREALQQPTARYDTTLAYEMLSAFHKSLRSSSGSGALYWAMRMIQSGEDPKTVFRRLIAAAYEDVGLADPQAGIVAVQAAQAFERLGLPEGLLPLYNAILYVANAPKSNRAYLAGGAAAEAAREHPDAPVPLHLRNAPTSLMKEWGYGEGYRYAHDYEGAYTPQQCLPDEIRDLRFYEPSDRGFEAKIAARMKERGDPG